tgttattaaagaaTAAGTTTACAATTTTACCACCCGATTAACCACGTTACCGTATTATTGAACTTAGCTCAAAAGTGTTTATGTacacagtataataaataatataaccatagCTACCTAATTTAACCATCGTGAAACGTTTGGGGAACTGTTCGTAACGAACGGACTCGATCGCGTACACTCAAGTGTGTATAGTGGAAACTCGCCTTTATAGGCAACGACTTGTAACATGTTACCtacgtattaattaaatacctatacaaagaACGATACAACACTACACAGTGTAGTAGAAACCTAAAACTTGACTTAATTTATGGTGTTCCGTTGTGGTGAGATGGTTATTAATGAAAGTATTCGTATTTGAaatacactaaataatattagttaaacaaCTTGCGAAGTCACCACATCACTATTcttcataaaaatcaatacatcaaCCTCATTCAAAACTTTCAAAATTATCCATcacaaaataatggaataatgGCTGAAGTGTTGGATAATATACCTCTCTCCAATAAACtgagaattataaaattgtatgtaaaaaaaaaaattaaaatataatattaaattaataaaagaagaTAGGAAGTAATCATCATTCGAATTATAATAGGCCATGTTCATTTAGCACATGCTTACCTCATCACAAATAAACCAACACCAACCAGAATGCGATACTTGTAATGCAACAATAgagtaaataaacataaactaaCCCAATGCACACCAAATACACCGAAGTCCGCAAATCCTCAACAGCCTCCTTAGtccttatatttaatcaaacccTCAACAGCCTTCTTAGtccttatatttaatcaaacccTCAACAAAGAGAACACCGTCGAAAGGGCGTAGTCAGGGGGGTTGGTTTTAGGGTTTTAGACCCCCCTCCCgaaattttttcttgaaataagATTGAATAGGTTTAAATgcctattacatttaaaacttgtttaatatatgatatttaaactattaacccctcccccaaaaaaaatttctggCTACAGCCTTAACCGTTGaaattagtttgtttttaCAGTATAAACTACATAGAGTATAAACCTAGgacgtaaattataaattttccaaaatatatcCATATTTGTActaagatataatttatatcaatacatatttttaatattaagttaaatgtaAGCTAAAACCTCTGTATTTGAAGATTTTTACCtaatacaaagaaaaaacataagtaaatacacatttaaaattgtgttataaaattatgttatattaatttaaacatgaaaattataatacaatatattatttaatatttgaataattgattgtattttaaacaaataaggCGTTCAGGCAGACAATAGATCGGATGACTGACAGATTGGggaattatataaatctgtatcctaatatttgataaatattttgttttctttaggGTAACTAAACATGATAAATgtctattttaatcatttaaaaattgaagtatAGCTGATTTCAAcagaaaaacattaataatatttgttttatactatattcttcgtaatacacatataggtatgtattttatatttacaaaatgtatttgaagttcttaaaaatatattatgtaaaattaactatggaagttttgtttaaaatattggttaaatattttaagtgataGCGTTTCTGTACAGAATAGTCTATTGTTaacctatacaaataattgtatcattAATAAACCGACAATAGACTCTAAAATAAACCTCTAGTGACGTATAATTGTCCGTCGTGGAAAAGAGTTGCAGCACTGAATAGTACATATACCACTAAATACAGTCCACGAGGCATGGAAATGTTCAGTTTCCCGGTGACTGATGTCTGTTAAATTGCTTCGTCCCTTCAATTTGGTATACTAGATTTCCAGATTGGAActgtttttattcttttttcggTACTGCATAAACCGATAATGAAGGTCTTTACAACGAATAAACGGCGTCCATTGAATTATTCCCGTTGTTTGGTTTAGCATTCTCAATTAGCAGAGTGGTTTCTTGGACCAGCATATGTCTAATACGTAATAGTTAAAGCACAAGTACACCGTGGACTGTCGGTGAATaaatgttgaatttatttCGATACGCCACTGCCCACACTTTTTCGCGACGGACAAAAAGCCATTGTACATTTTGCCGTAATAACAACGACGAGGAATCTAGAAAATAGCATGAAACTGCTTGACAAATAAGATTATTGCGACTGGGCCACGCGGTACTAAGACTACTCATTtccaatatttcaataatatttcaccgtcgttataatgtaattatgtaaatcatgattttcgaaaaaactattcaatacaatacagtactacttttttttcagtatGCGCTAAAATGACTTTGGTCTGCATTGTTTAGTAGCAAATAATAGCAAAGCAacggtatttataaataataactgcaTATTCGAAATAATTTCTTCCATAACAAGTGTATGATAGTTAAATAACCTATaagtcttaaataataaaatatttgtaactgACAAAACCGACAATTAGGatgaaattagtattattttaagggAGTCGTGCGTGAGGTGGctgattctaatttttatatattttgagtcGTCACTACAATAAAAAGGTTTTTATCATGATCATTTTTAGTTCAGCAAaaccaatattgaatattaaaatttattatcattcgatgttactaaaaattatttagtaatattatgatccaTTTGCTTGatactgaataataaaaacactgaAAGCCGGTGAAAGTAGGAACTAAACAGCTGTTTTGCCGTCATAACACGATCATTGAAAACTTAGATGTTTATAATGAGCTTTTAAGTGTCAATAAAAAAGGTAcaacgataattataatattgtctatttgaataatatttaatatttttcaacgcTCTACAGTGTTTCTCAACCAGTGTGTCGTGggaaatactaatattaaatgcacGAACCTTGTTCACaactatatttacaaaaattaataggtattattcttatttttttttattgtgtgtcACAaagaatgaatatttttaatagtgtatTAGTGTGTCGCCATAATACAAAGGTTGAAAAACACTGCTCTACAGCCTCTActcatttgaataaatattaaaaggcaGTTGTATAGTCCTTTTTTTTCCGGATGGTTGACGGTTAAAAATCGTTGGTGGCAAGCGCTCGACAGTATAGCCACAGGACGGTCGGAACACGTTGGTGTGGTTGGCCGCACTGACACCAGAGAAACTGGCTTAGGAGCGTTTAATACAGTTGTCAGTCAGTACCCACTACTCAGTATCCATATTCTATATCGTTTTAAACGTTACGCGGCCGCTgacattttatgattatcgTTTTTTTCACGATTTACCCGAGTAAAGTGTCTGACAACTTGGAACAAATGAGATCTAACCGGCATATAAAACGCATAAAAAGGTAAAcgcacaaaatattatctattacgaATGCaagattgtaatatttttctaacagtttctattttacatgaaatatttcagaTAACTCAAAAATGGATTCATTAACGATTATTTTGACGACCATCATACTTCACAAATTAACTAATGTAGTGGATTCAACTACCATTTGCGATAACGACAGTGCTTGTAATTGTGTCAATAACACCGTGTCATGTACTATGTTACAACAAGACGGAGTATTTGTCCTCCCAAACGGCACAGAAATTGTGCATTTCGACAACGTTCCAATTACAATTGTCAACAACGGCACGTTTACCAATAGGAAACTGCAGAAAATTACATGGGTGGCAAGCAAAATTGAATTAGTTGAAGCCTTAAATCATAAAGATCTAAAGTATTTAGATTTATctagaaacaatatttttaaattgtcagaTGATGTATTTCACAACTGTCTCCATTTAGAGTATGTAGATTTGTCTgacaatcaattaaatattttatcagatgatttatttttacacactAGCTCATTAAGAGCGAtcaatttggaaaaaaatatttttaattcaatatcaaaaaatttgttCAAACATaccatcaatttaaaaaatcttagtataggaaatccaaatttaactTTTCTAGATAAAAATGCAATGACTAACTTGTACAAACTGGAATATCTTAGTATTGAAAATTGTGGGATAAGAAATCTCAATCAAAGTTCCTTTGGTGTtcatgtatatctatatagtatcTTACTAAATAACTGTACACATTTAACATCAATTGACAATGATTTCATTAATTCATCATTAAACTTAAGAATTATAGAAATCAACAATTGTGGGACAATTGAATCCTTACCACCCAGTATTGTTTCTCTTAAGAACCTACAATATTTACGGATGTCAAATACACAAATTCAGCCAAATTGTCAAAATGGATGGTTTAGCCAATGGTTCAATAATGAAACAACTACTGTAGTTGGCTATgaaaagtattcaaattttatagaaGCACTAAATGAAATTAACTGCCCaccaaaaatatactatacaaacaGTCCTATTACATTACAGTTAACAAAAAAAGGTATCATTAATTGTATGGCTTATGGAAATCCACTTCCAGCATTTACTTGGCTAGCGCCTGGTGGATTAACGTttcatgaaaataaacaagctGATATGGATATAGCAAACCACCCAAACATCCACAATTGGGATCTAAATCAAATAGTTAGTCAATCACTTATAACTGACAAAAATGGATCTTTACATATTCTACGAATGCTAAGAACCCATATTGGTAATTATACTTGCtatgtatcaaataaatatggaaACAGTTCTAAAACAGTGGAAGTACATCTAGACAGTGgagtatttttcaatataaaaataaatgcactaTTATTGGGAATATCATCAGCATTAGGATTTTTAATgctaactatattatgttgtgctttcaagttattattaataaggttagtattcatattaatatcttataattaattttaaaaatgttaatgataattttgttatagactgaattgtatgaaaaaaagaaGTCAACCAACAGAAACAGAAATGGGATCTAcagaaaaaccaaaaatttttCCAGCAaatgtttagttataaataattgttacatGAAATTTTTCttgtggtatatatatatatatattttttttttttacctaaaatcagttaaaaatattattaaaatagtacaaaataaattgtgaaaatatttttttaataattttaccgacttattttatatacctatttataaaaacactgAAATTgtagaatacaataatagtaatataactgtgttcatttatatttcaactaCATATACTATCATGCATGAATCTAaaccaataaacattttataatcattgtttttaggtaattcaaaatatatttaaatataatgtaaaaattaattaagttatttattagaaaaattataaatatatttcattaatagaaAAACTATCATTTTTGTATTCTAATTAACTATCActtacgaatataatatttttaagaataaacttAGAAACTAAAttcataagtaatataatttatcattcttCTATTATTTCtagaaataaagaaataataagaaagatcattttttgattaactgacaagaaacaataataagattatagtatatgaaatatttattttccttcttaaaaagtttatttttataactgattaaaaaaaattgtatcaaattcataaattaaaattaaatctgataatgccataataatttaataatattaatttaaaataaactatatgaaactttatgatttaaaataattagtatattttttcaataggtCAAATTAAACAGTATTTTGACTGAGAGCCAGTTCTACTGATAGaagagaaaatttaaattggaatttactatacacaaaaaattaaggtttggtatataataaataataataataaaaaaattgacatgttattgaattatattttcaaattaatattatttgaatttttatttttgtataattaaataaaacaaaggatactttaaataaatgaaaaataaaattattttagtaacctctataattaatacttaaaagatagtaaaaactattttatattattgtatataatatttttctttttgagttacatcttatattgagtattaaaacaataattattttacatttaaaatttaaatatcaaaataaaatgaattataatttagaacctatttaattttaatatgattattattaataactgatttaaaatttcaatagtttAGGACACTGTTAGCCAAAATGTGTTCTATGGGACAATCTCAAGGATTCCATCGGAAGTATGTGattattaagattatatttgggttattattttgaattattaaaaaaagcgaGTTCCACGAAACAATTTAATTCTCAAGGGCGCCGTAGTCATAAAAGTTTGGGAACTGCAGGTATACAAACTAGAAAGAGGAAAAGTAGGTAACTGCTTAACAGTATAGTAAATGTCAAGTCTACCTcgtaattaaatctaaaattatgataaatttgaattcagtgataaaaaatatgagcAAAGgtttgtcaatataatatattacttggtataacatattttatgattttttaattaaggttTAAtggtattgttaatattacagtaagttaacttaattatatttaaatttttttaattattatattagtatgtacTTATCAACGGTCAGTAACTTTTTTGGACTCTCGGCctacatttacaatttaaaaggaGTTTGTGggctagataaaaataaaaattgtatattcttaaattaattactatgaaaaaaaattctgtttaaaactttgaaataatgaaatttataaaaacagttttgtcattattacatttaaaacggGCCATAACAATAGTGGTGCGAATTGCCTACCACAGATTTATATCGCATGTTATTGTAATTACCTTAAGAATCAATAACTTGCTGTCCATTGGTTTGAATAGTGTCAtagtataattacaaaattaatcaagttttataactccaaaaataataattttaaattgcaataaCTAAGTGTTATactagtttaaatataaaattttaaatttaaatacctattaaaaaaaaatcaagcatttattttttatatttagttatagtaTGAAACAACTTATGaagaaccttgtattaaatcaaGGTTTTTAACTAGGCAATCATCtttttattgatgtttatagaagaattttttttaaataatcaaaatagtcatatgttaataaatatctaaaaaaatgaatgaacaTGAAggttaaaattataccatgcataaaaatgctaatttaaatacttaaaaaaatttaaaatacctcaagttaaactttaaaaaaatttttaacttcaaatagttagtaaaaatatttatagaaaaatactaagatttttttttattaattacaataataactaatggacaaacttgtattaaatttaagttttttacagagcaaatttaaaaaaaagttaatttttctaaGACTCAATTGTACGaagtaaacatttgaactatCTGTAgtgattattttgtgtattacaactaagaaaattgttattgtagaAAACTAGTGTTAAGTTAAAATTCttattgttctttttttattttattttatttatttgatttcctCGATTATTAAGAaagtactttaaattttaaattttaagctcATAATAGTATCAACtagatttactttttttttgaaaataatattgaaacttaaaatcaaagcatttcatacaattttaaatagtatataatagcaaacaaaaatattacactgaATTCTTTTAAGTTAAAACACAGGTTTTTAACTAAAgacaattgttattgtttttttaaataatgtagcataatgttatgaaaattgctagttaaaataataccataaaataaaatatacctagttacattaattattaataaatcttataaaaaaatatataataatacatttttatttgattgtatatatttcttcaaaattaaggtaaaataatactatttgtttacctaatcattaaaaactaaatataatttcttaccTTATCTGGTGTTCTATTCCAAACGATCACTTTATGTCCAGAATTCAATAGGTTTTTAACAATTCCTGAACCCATATTGCCCAAACCAATGAATCCAAATTTCAACTTTGACGGTAAGATATTCTTGTTCATTAATGATTTAGATATAGTTGAAATATCTAACTGGGCAATTTcctaaaaatcatatatctTTATAGGTGAAATgccaaacaaatattttttttttatatatatttaccggAGTTTTAACTTCAGGTCTgtctaataaagtattattcttTCGAAGTGGACTTGTATGGCTATTTGTTAATCCAAGATTTGTAAGTATATCAGTGTTGTTACTAGATTGTCCCACTTTTGAGTTTAAACGGGGTTTTTTAGGTTTATCCTTCTTAGGCCCATTAGAGGTAGATTCAACCGGTTTGGAACGTCTCTTCTTGGCTTTTTCGGGGCTTGGCATTGATGCGTTACGAATGTtggactaaaaattaattattaataacttagacattttgtataacataaaaaattataatgttagttataaaatatttaggaaaagtcactaagagttttaaattttaggaaataatgaatacttaaaaataaattaaggttatctgttttgaatataaattaaattttttgaaattaatagacAGTTCTTAGCCactcaaaataatatcttatatatacattggtataaaaaatagaaaaaacattgtctaacaaactataaatatgaaaataaataaaaaaaaaaaaactaaaatcctAATATGTAGCAACAACTATTACAGTAGGATAagattaaatcattaaatctaCAAGATAGCAGAAGTCAAAAGGAAATAATGAAAAGAGTATGTTAAACAAGGACACCATTAACCAAAAAAGGAGACTTATTACTTTAAGAAATGTTTtctgaaaacatatttatggAGTATAATCCTGTACCACAGCAAAACATAAATGATTGCCATAGAATAGAGAATAGAAGCTTTTGGGATGTGGTGTTATCGAATAATATCCAAGCTGAATGGATATGACAACTAACTAGGAagtattaaaaagaatataaggTAAAAGAACTCAATGAAATTATatcaagaaaaaaagaaattaatgaattGGAAATATTCTGGGAAATACTGGGTTACTGGAATTAATTAAAGAAGGGTTTGTAGAAGGTTAATATGATAAGGGAAAATCTCGTTTTGAGAATATTGTATACGTGACAACACAAATAATGAGGGGCCAAAAGTATAACTTTTATGAAGAAAAAGCAAGTAACAGGAGGGATAGAGAATTGCTGTCAACCAGTGTTTCCCAACCTATGAATTGCGAGTGGCTAAAAAAacccataaataaatatatgaaaatagttttagtggtaaatttataaatgcttaaattgtgttttatttgatacctctacgtataataatgtgatctgtgaaaaattaaaattcaatgacaaaattgcatataataaaaatgattattaataatactacataTCAGGGATGGGCAACTGAAAGTTATTAGAGgaccaatttttagaaaataaaaatttagcaGGCCAGAGTATAGAGAGCAAAGAAAACGTCattcaaaatatgcattttaatttagcatagacaatcaactttaaaattatatgatgtaatttgaaaatctaGCGCTGGccaaataaaaaagatttgcGGGTCGCTAGTTACCTACCCCTGCTATACACGGTGGATAACATAACCAACAAACAGTAAATTTGTGGACAGCCATTACATAAAGGTTAGGATACACTGCTGTAAACCAATCATaggatagaaaaaaaaaaagaaaaaagttagAAAAGTAAATGACGCTTATAATGAACAttgaatataagtataaacatacattcaccaattaacaatatattttttatttgttaactaTATAGCCAACAATAgtcaaatttattgaaattcaatATTCTAATTCAGCAGTTCTTAACTTTTAGTAGAACATGAGCCCTTGTTGaaagatttttagaaattgcaGACCCCCtaccaatttttttacaaaatatcttatctcattaccaaaattataataattttatattacaagttatagaagtatacataacaaaacatacacatttataataatttttttgtaaaactaatataaattattttatttttaatattctttaagTTTCCGTGGACCCTCAACATGAGTATCGCGATCCCTCATAGGGCTACGGACCACAGATTAAGAACCGCTGGCTGTTCTACATACtttatttcaacaaataaacaaaaaaaaataattggtagTTCACTCTTTGAATTGttctttaatatacatttctagATTCCATATATCTAGACTACAAGACCCAGCCCAATACATCAACTCTGGTGATgtgaatttgtataaaaaattaatttttttatattcataataaacttaggtttccaaataaaaattagctcCATGTTTAttctaatacttttaataatttttgcctATTAGTAccttttcatatattttatgatttttttctttttgtacattttttattgtttaatggaattttttgatttcaaaTGCATATTTAAGGTTTGTAGTACtaaattcataacaataattatatataggttaactaatgttgattttaaatacttttaagtcTTATAATTAcccagaaataatatattccaaaTGTGACATTGCAAAAATTCTAGTTAGCTTTTATAATAGCCAATTCAATCttcaatattgaattttttcttttaatacattacaaatacatatttaaatcattgttatattttaagaatgaattattaatattttaattattttatttttgtactattattgaattagtttagttttaaatttatatattattatttttcctaaaacttattttacatagtttctgTAAAAGACtttgctaattttttttaaaaaaataatttataacatgtaaATTGTGttgatatgataattttgctaatttagcattaatttttgaaatatttagttttattctttttatttcaaattagacTAACGACAGGAAATTAAGTTAagctttttctttaaataagtatactcattaattattaacccaTATATTCTTGttgattttgtataatattatgttttctagCGAGttaagtattacattttaatattataaagtataataatacctattgacAAAGATTATgtgttctaaaataaataacaaatgacaaaatgtaataatatactagatGTACCTTAAGAGTgtcttaattaaaaacttaatatttttattagttttctatggctatttttactgttaactataatttatagcatacattcaaatattctgttgtttattttgaatCACTGAATGTTGATGAGCaagatcaatataaaaatgaatgagaCTAAAAGTTCTGATAATCAATAGGAAAATAGAATAGTTTGTACTAGGTTTGaatagttttaagtatttgGTTTGgttgaatattatgaatattaatatttacaaatacatattttgtattaaaaatataagtgaaagtaaaaactaaacatttattggtagagatatttatgtataaccaaaattaatcttcaataaataaatcaaattcaacgaatttacaataaattaaaatagtttcattTTTGAACAATGTGCAcacatgtacaatataaattagactatttaatgttatatgtaaATGCTCCAAAACTCAATAGTTATTAAGGTTTTATAAAGTAGTATTCACATGCATTTATAAGCACACCATTagatacaattgtttttattgattattgttatcattatcaCATACACCCTCCCTTTTTAGAGTATAAaccgataaaaaaaaccatgacaaatatataaaaagagttaaaaaatgttcttatgtaagccaaaagaaatattacactttagtctaatagtatttttaataattttaatatgttttacatttaaccatttgctcattAAACtcatattcataaatcatGGTTACATATAAAGCATTATTTGAGAattaaactttgttttttaggagataaccataataactattaactatctTCATATCTCtaattaggtttttatttttaagttatattgttgtaaagtAGAATTTGCTTAATGGGGacaccatattataaattaatgatttgtgATTTGTCTCaaacaaatgtattcattACATTCAAAATAGGTTAATTGGGACAGTTGGATAATAGGGAGAGTTAGATCACCACCcgatgtatacaaattaagagGATGCTATACCCGTATGT
This sequence is a window from Rhopalosiphum maidis isolate BTI-1 chromosome 1, ASM367621v3, whole genome shotgun sequence. Protein-coding genes within it:
- the LOC113548852 gene encoding leucine-rich repeat and fibronectin type-III domain-containing protein 5-like; the protein is MDSLTIILTTIILHKLTNVVDSTTICDNDSACNCVNNTVSCTMLQQDGVFVLPNGTEIVHFDNVPITIVNNGTFTNRKLQKITWVASKIELVEALNHKDLKYLDLSRNNIFKLSDDVFHNCLHLEYVDLSDNQLNILSDDLFLHTSSLRAINLEKNIFNSISKNLFKHTINLKNLSIGNPNLTFLDKNAMTNLYKLEYLSIENCGIRNLNQSSFGVHVYLYSILLNNCTHLTSIDNDFINSSLNLRIIEINNCGTIESLPPSIVSLKNLQYLRMSNTQIQPNCQNGWFSQWFNNETTTVVGYEKYSNFIEALNEINCPPKIYYTNSPITLQLTKKGIINCMAYGNPLPAFTWLAPGGLTFHENKQADMDIANHPNIHNWDLNQIVSQSLITDKNGSLHILRMLRTHIGNYTCYVSNKYGNSSKTVEVHLDSGVFFNIKINALLLGISSALGFLMLTILCCAFKLLLIRLNCMKKRSQPTETEMGSTEKPKIFPANV